In the genome of Streptomyces sp. V2I9, one region contains:
- a CDS encoding Fpg/Nei family DNA glycosylase, translated as MPEGHTIRRLADDHTERFAGAPVRVSSPQGRFSASAALLDGRTLTATDAHGKHLFLGFGDAGWVHIHLGLFGKLGFGAAPPPPPTDTVRLRLVNTGHHADLRGPTTCALITEPEKRAIHERLGPDPLRGDEDGERAWQRISRSRTTVAALLMDQKVVAGVGNVYRAEVLFRHGIDPYRTGRDLTRAEWDALWADLAELMREGVANNRIDTVRPEHLPEAMGRPPRKDDHGGEVYVYRRANLPCHICGTEIRTADLVARNLFWCPRCQSSGPSGGGKG; from the coding sequence GTGCCCGAGGGACACACCATCCGCCGCCTCGCCGACGACCACACCGAACGGTTCGCCGGCGCACCGGTCCGGGTGAGCAGTCCGCAGGGCAGGTTCTCCGCCAGCGCGGCCCTCCTCGACGGGCGTACCCTCACCGCCACCGACGCCCACGGCAAGCACCTCTTCCTCGGCTTCGGCGACGCCGGCTGGGTCCACATCCACCTCGGCCTCTTCGGCAAGCTCGGCTTCGGCGCCGCCCCGCCCCCGCCGCCCACCGACACCGTCCGGCTGCGGCTCGTCAACACCGGACACCACGCGGACCTGCGCGGCCCCACCACCTGCGCCCTGATCACCGAGCCCGAGAAGCGCGCGATACACGAGCGCCTGGGGCCGGACCCGCTCCGCGGCGACGAGGACGGGGAGCGCGCCTGGCAGCGGATCTCCCGCAGCCGCACCACCGTCGCCGCCCTGCTGATGGACCAGAAGGTCGTCGCGGGCGTCGGCAACGTCTACCGGGCCGAGGTCCTCTTCCGCCACGGCATCGACCCGTACCGCACGGGCCGCGACCTCACCCGCGCGGAGTGGGACGCCCTCTGGGCGGACCTGGCGGAGCTGATGCGCGAGGGCGTGGCGAACAACCGGATCGACACCGTCCGTCCCGAGCACCTCCCCGAGGCCATGGGCCGCCCGCCCCGCAAGGACGACCACGGCGGCGAGGTCTACGTCTACCGGCGGGCGAACCTCCCCTGCCACATCTGCGGTACGGAGATCCGCACCGCGGACCTCGTCGCGCGCAACCTGTTCTGGTGCCCCCGGTGCCAGTCCTCAGGCCCCTCCGGGGGAGGAAAAGGCTGA
- a CDS encoding PP2C family protein-serine/threonine phosphatase: MARSGGADDFWARWRKNAHRVRIGLRRSGVDYFRGDGSDWIALAGLLLTIPAITLATVVSPVWFDPAALALPIVAGGLLLRPASLLGLYATAAGALIVEALTLGPYLDGPARVTPGTVLVVASCGLFGLVLAQFRARVGVPWRRGGTMLFDLRERIRVQSSLPRLPRGWHREMALRPAGGQSFSGDFVVAARTHGGRTLEAVLTDVSGKGMDAGSRALLLSGAFGGLLGSLPPHAFLPAANGYLLRQDWDEGFATSIHLVLDLESGDYEIYSAGHPPALQLHAGSGRWEEKSGEGPLLGVYDGAEFDAVKGSLAPGDVLMLFTDGLVEASDRDIAEGIDRLTGEADRYVSTGFEGAAWHLIEACAKDVNDDRALLLLSRRA; this comes from the coding sequence GTGGCCCGTAGCGGAGGAGCAGACGACTTCTGGGCCCGGTGGCGGAAGAACGCGCACCGGGTCCGCATCGGGCTGCGCAGGTCCGGGGTCGACTACTTCCGCGGCGACGGCTCCGACTGGATCGCCCTGGCCGGTCTGCTGCTGACGATCCCGGCCATCACCCTGGCCACCGTCGTCAGCCCCGTCTGGTTCGACCCCGCCGCCCTCGCCCTGCCCATCGTGGCGGGCGGCCTCCTGCTGCGCCCCGCCAGCCTGCTCGGCCTGTACGCGACGGCCGCCGGGGCGCTGATAGTCGAGGCGCTCACCCTGGGCCCCTACCTGGACGGCCCCGCGCGGGTCACGCCGGGCACGGTGCTGGTGGTCGCCTCCTGCGGGCTGTTCGGGCTGGTCCTCGCCCAGTTCCGGGCGCGGGTCGGCGTGCCCTGGCGGCGCGGCGGCACGATGCTCTTCGACCTGCGCGAGCGCATCCGGGTGCAGAGTTCCCTGCCCCGGCTGCCCCGCGGGTGGCACCGTGAGATGGCCCTGCGCCCGGCCGGCGGCCAGTCGTTCTCCGGGGACTTCGTCGTCGCGGCCCGCACCCACGGGGGCCGCACCCTGGAGGCCGTGCTCACCGACGTGTCCGGCAAGGGCATGGACGCGGGCTCCCGCGCCCTGCTGCTGTCCGGCGCCTTCGGCGGACTCCTCGGATCGCTGCCCCCGCACGCCTTCCTGCCGGCCGCCAACGGCTATCTGCTGCGCCAGGACTGGGACGAGGGCTTCGCCACCTCGATCCACCTGGTGCTGGACCTGGAGTCCGGCGACTACGAGATCTACTCGGCGGGCCATCCGCCCGCCCTCCAACTGCACGCGGGCAGCGGCCGGTGGGAGGAGAAGTCGGGGGAGGGGCCGCTGCTCGGCGTCTACGACGGGGCGGAGTTCGACGCGGTGAAGGGATCGCTGGCGCCGGGCGATGTGCTGATGCTGTTCACCGACGGTCTCGTGGAGGCGTCCGACCGGGACATCGCCGAGGGCATCGACCGGCTGACCGGCGAGGCCGACCGCTACGTCTCCACCGGCTTCGAGGGTGCGGCCTGGCATCTGATCGAGGCGTGCGCCAAGGACGTGAACGACGACCGGGCCCTGCTGCTGCTCTCCCGCCGGGCCTGA
- a CDS encoding cation:proton antiporter, producing MGGAFLAAAVLARLGGRIGLPTIPLFILAGILLGPHTPGYTLLSNPHDLEMLSALGLVLLLFYLGLEFHMDDLRTGGRKMAVAGGTYLALNVGAGLVFGFALGWGTSEALVLAGVLGISSSAIVTKILVDLGRIGNPETRPILGIIVVEDIFLALYLAALQPILSGADSLSAALIDGGKAFGFLLLLALAARFGTKLIGKLMNTKDDELLVISFLGVAVFVAGVSEMFGVADAIGAFMVGLMLGSTSSADRILKLVHPLRDAFGAIFFFAFGLSIDPGDLPSVLWPVLAAVVLTLAMNIAAGFAAAKVYSFGAQATANIATTLVARGEFALILATMAAAAGLDERLSPFIAGYVLLLAVLAPLAAGRSHWLARILPGGREKDDHQEQVPVSV from the coding sequence ATGGGCGGCGCCTTCCTGGCCGCTGCCGTCCTCGCCCGTCTCGGCGGCCGCATCGGGCTGCCGACGATCCCCCTGTTCATCCTGGCCGGGATCCTCCTCGGCCCGCACACCCCCGGTTACACCCTCCTCTCGAACCCGCACGACCTGGAGATGCTCTCCGCGCTGGGACTCGTCCTCCTGCTCTTCTACCTGGGGCTCGAGTTCCACATGGACGATCTCAGGACGGGCGGCCGGAAGATGGCCGTCGCGGGCGGGACGTATCTCGCCCTGAACGTCGGCGCCGGCCTCGTCTTCGGTTTCGCGCTGGGCTGGGGCACGTCCGAGGCGCTGGTCCTCGCCGGTGTCCTCGGTATCTCCTCGTCCGCGATCGTCACCAAGATCCTGGTGGACCTGGGGCGCATCGGGAATCCGGAGACCCGGCCGATCCTCGGCATCATCGTCGTCGAGGACATCTTCCTCGCCCTCTACCTGGCCGCGCTCCAGCCGATCCTGTCCGGTGCGGACAGCCTCTCGGCCGCGCTGATCGACGGCGGCAAGGCCTTCGGCTTCCTGCTGCTCCTCGCGCTGGCGGCCCGGTTCGGCACGAAGCTCATCGGCAAGCTCATGAACACCAAGGACGACGAGCTGCTCGTCATCTCGTTCCTCGGTGTGGCGGTCTTCGTCGCCGGCGTCTCCGAGATGTTCGGCGTGGCCGACGCCATCGGCGCCTTCATGGTCGGCCTGATGCTCGGCTCCACCTCGTCCGCCGACCGCATCCTCAAGCTGGTGCACCCGCTGCGGGACGCCTTCGGCGCCATCTTCTTCTTCGCCTTCGGCCTCTCCATCGATCCGGGCGACCTTCCGAGCGTGCTGTGGCCGGTGCTGGCGGCCGTCGTGCTGACGCTCGCCATGAACATCGCGGCCGGTTTCGCGGCGGCGAAGGTCTACTCCTTCGGCGCGCAGGCCACGGCCAACATCGCCACCACGCTGGTGGCCCGCGGTGAGTTCGCGCTCATCCTGGCCACGATGGCGGCAGCCGCCGGTCTGGACGAGCGGCTCTCGCCGTTCATCGCCGGTTACGTCCTCCTGCTCGCCGTCCTCGCGCCGCTGGCCGCGGGACGCTCGCACTGGCTGGCCCGCATCCTGCCGGGCGGCCGCGAGAAGGACGACCACCAGGAACAGGTCCCCGTGTCGGTCTGA